A stretch of Treponema vincentii F0403 DNA encodes these proteins:
- a CDS encoding DNA alkylation repair protein: MQPKQTAIQRRLLSMQDVQYRDFNSKLIPTVDPHLMIGIRTPLLRKFAKELFKTEPEQAAAFMHDLPHRYFEENNLHAFLIENIKDFNAAMDETEKFLPFIDNWATCDSFSPSIFKKYPDAVYQKILTWLQSSHTYTVRYAIGLLLSNYLDERFKPEMLELVSAVKSEEYYINMMIAWYFSFALIKQYDAALPYIKKQTLAPFTHNKTIQKAIESYRIPADVKDYLRTLKV, encoded by the coding sequence ATGCAACCAAAGCAGACAGCAATTCAACGCAGGCTCTTATCGATGCAGGATGTGCAATACAGGGATTTTAACTCAAAGCTTATTCCCACTGTTGATCCGCATCTGATGATCGGCATACGGACGCCGCTTTTAAGAAAATTTGCCAAAGAGCTTTTTAAGACGGAACCGGAACAGGCCGCCGCTTTTATGCATGACCTTCCACACCGGTATTTTGAAGAAAACAACCTGCACGCATTTCTCATCGAAAACATCAAAGACTTTAATGCGGCAATGGATGAAACGGAAAAGTTTTTGCCGTTTATCGATAACTGGGCAACCTGCGATTCGTTTTCACCCTCGATTTTCAAAAAATATCCCGATGCGGTATATCAAAAAATTTTGACGTGGCTTCAATCGTCCCATACCTATACCGTCCGTTACGCAATCGGGTTATTGCTGTCCAATTACCTTGACGAGCGCTTTAAACCGGAAATGCTTGAACTCGTTTCCGCCGTAAAATCGGAAGAGTACTATATCAACATGATGATTGCGTGGTATTTCAGCTTTGCGCTGATTAAACAGTATGACGCCGCGCTCCCCTATATCAAAAAACAAACGCTTGCGCCTTTTACCCACAACAAAACCATTCAAAAAGCGATAGAAAGTTATCGGATCCCCGCCGACGTAAAAGACTACTTACGGACGCTGAAAGTGTAA
- a CDS encoding methyl-accepting chemotaxis protein, whose translation MQRIRRTLSVKLIMVFFPAIMGFLTFGFFVLRYKNALDASAEVRRTLHITAAGVQALCSGIPFDVLTADSGKEEPFLSLQQKLNKLQEQTGVYNIWFIRKTDEQLLVLTATHGADSFFTLDSPPSELLQAFQTNTITFTTSPYRNRFGTVQSLFMPLDNADSANRYAIAVDSDYSGRHEQLMRSVWLTVIPVFLFCMACLAVVVFLVTVFFVRPLMELRKNLDDIGRGTADLSIRLAVKGNDEISDTAHTFNNFIAHLNTMIADLKTNASQIGLVEKKLFDASQGTAASINQIRSNTAAISKSTELLKQDVGGTNALSENVSGIAQNLVEAIRHQTQASASSAEAADEMIKSFSIIAEEIGRLEAFSESLETKSESGILRMDETEKVVTDINTRIHAIDSFVKMIDNIAEKTNMLAMNAAIESAHAGEYGKGFAVVAQEIRQLADDAKKNAAAIAHSLKDIIDRTQAAALITEETKRSFTDIDSGVHQTGKAFISMREQIKTVSGAADAIQQAVLNLRNQQGLVASSAQTLGGVSSELARTGGKIESLAAQVNTGITEILIGMDEISGAEHIVIQEAESLNEIIDSVQNQIDKFKTSTETE comes from the coding sequence ATGCAGCGAATAAGACGTACGTTGTCCGTTAAGCTCATTATGGTATTTTTTCCGGCGATTATGGGATTTTTGACGTTCGGATTTTTTGTGCTGCGCTATAAGAATGCGCTGGATGCATCGGCGGAGGTACGGAGAACCCTGCATATTACCGCAGCGGGAGTGCAGGCTCTGTGCAGCGGTATCCCTTTTGATGTGCTGACGGCGGATTCCGGTAAGGAGGAACCGTTTCTATCATTGCAGCAGAAGCTGAACAAATTGCAAGAGCAAACAGGTGTGTACAATATTTGGTTTATCAGAAAAACAGATGAGCAGCTGCTCGTTTTAACGGCGACACACGGCGCAGATTCATTTTTTACACTTGACTCGCCGCCTTCGGAACTTTTGCAAGCCTTTCAAACGAACACGATAACCTTTACGACTTCACCATACCGTAATCGGTTCGGAACTGTGCAGTCGCTTTTTATGCCGCTTGATAACGCTGATTCTGCAAACCGGTATGCTATTGCAGTCGATTCGGATTATTCCGGGCGGCATGAACAGCTGATGCGATCAGTATGGCTCACAGTCATTCCGGTATTTTTGTTCTGCATGGCATGTCTTGCTGTAGTTGTGTTTTTAGTTACGGTTTTCTTTGTGCGTCCGTTGATGGAGCTTCGTAAGAATCTCGATGACATCGGCAGAGGGACGGCAGATTTGAGTATTCGGCTGGCGGTAAAGGGCAATGATGAAATTTCAGACACCGCGCATACCTTCAACAATTTTATTGCGCATCTGAATACGATGATTGCCGATTTAAAGACTAATGCGTCGCAGATAGGCCTCGTAGAAAAAAAACTCTTTGACGCATCGCAGGGGACGGCAGCCTCCATTAACCAAATCCGCAGCAATACTGCGGCAATTTCAAAATCAACGGAGCTGTTGAAACAAGATGTCGGCGGTACAAACGCACTGAGCGAAAATGTTTCCGGTATCGCGCAAAATCTCGTGGAAGCTATTCGACATCAAACGCAGGCGAGCGCATCATCAGCAGAAGCTGCAGACGAGATGATTAAAAGCTTTTCCATTATTGCGGAAGAAATCGGCCGGCTGGAAGCGTTTTCCGAATCGCTGGAAACCAAATCCGAATCGGGGATTCTCCGTATGGATGAAACGGAAAAAGTGGTAACGGATATCAACACGCGCATTCATGCGATCGATTCGTTCGTCAAAATGATTGATAATATTGCAGAAAAAACCAATATGCTTGCAATGAATGCCGCGATTGAATCGGCACACGCAGGCGAATACGGCAAGGGCTTTGCGGTTGTTGCACAGGAGATTCGCCAACTTGCCGACGATGCAAAAAAGAATGCCGCAGCCATTGCGCATTCTCTCAAAGATATCATCGACCGAACACAGGCAGCCGCACTCATTACCGAGGAAACAAAGCGCTCTTTTACGGACATCGATAGCGGCGTACACCAAACGGGAAAAGCATTTATTTCCATGCGGGAACAAATTAAAACCGTATCCGGGGCAGCGGATGCCATTCAGCAAGCCGTTCTCAATCTACGCAATCAGCAAGGACTGGTTGCTTCGAGCGCGCAGACGCTTGGCGGCGTTTCGTCGGAACTGGCCCGTACCGGCGGCAAAATCGAAAGTCTTGCAGCACAAGTCAACACGGGCATAACCGAAATCCTTATCGGTATGGACGAAATCTCCGGCGCCGAACACATCGTCATCCAAGAAGCCGAAAGCCTCAACGAAATAATCGATTCAGTCCAAAATCAAATCGATAAATTTAAAACATCGACAGAAACTGAGTAA
- a CDS encoding ABC transporter permease: MRYLIVFKYYFLVNLKSILIYDVDYILGIAALLLKNTLKFCILLIIFHLIKTLDGWSFNQILFLYGFSLTTYALWHCFFINTISIPTMIQTGTFDRFLLRPISPIFQIMCDGFDEDGWGDLLLGIIILSVAALRLSMSGIYLLLLPVLLFAASLIYAGISLLLSCIAFFTVGNSDFTDVTGYLAEFAKYPLPIYGRGLQCFFTYIIPVGFAAYYPSLFFIKGCANGLATLIVSPFVAVFFFLASCSIWNMCLRYYSSTGH; encoded by the coding sequence TTGCGTTACTTGATAGTATTCAAATATTATTTTTTAGTTAATCTTAAAAGCATACTGATTTATGATGTTGATTATATACTTGGAATAGCAGCCTTATTATTAAAAAATACGCTTAAATTTTGCATTCTTCTTATTATATTTCATCTTATCAAGACTTTAGATGGATGGAGTTTTAATCAGATACTTTTTTTATATGGTTTCTCGCTCACGACTTACGCACTGTGGCATTGTTTTTTTATCAATACGATTTCTATTCCAACTATGATTCAAACCGGTACTTTTGATAGATTCCTGTTACGTCCGATTTCTCCGATTTTTCAGATTATGTGCGATGGTTTCGATGAGGACGGATGGGGAGATTTATTGTTAGGGATTATTATTTTAAGTGTTGCTGCTCTGCGATTATCGATGTCCGGCATATACCTTTTACTATTACCGGTGTTGCTGTTCGCTGCAAGCCTTATTTATGCTGGTATTTCTTTGCTTCTTTCCTGCATCGCTTTTTTTACAGTCGGAAATTCCGATTTTACCGATGTAACGGGATACCTTGCAGAATTTGCGAAATACCCCTTACCGATATACGGCAGGGGCTTGCAATGTTTTTTTACCTATATTATTCCTGTTGGGTTTGCAGCATATTATCCATCATTATTTTTTATTAAAGGTTGCGCTAACGGTTTGGCAACGCTTATCGTCTCACCCTTTGTTGCTGTTTTTTTCTTTCTTGCTTCGTGCTCTATTTGGAATATGTGCCTAAGGTATTATTCAAGTACCGGGCATTGA
- a CDS encoding ABC-2 family transporter protein, whose amino-acid sequence MLQIALWYAIHKSNNDLSLPYIINYLFLSQIITVMYPRASGRKISRLIATGNIMIKFLRPISIFTELFFDNLARSFYFFLVNSIPLTIIYYVMFKQLPHIHFSGAIIIFCLYSYVLCFLFECIFGCLSFFTYSFWGIQSLEYALTGLLTGKFIPLRFYPQWLLKYINILPFKYMYYFPIEQILQHEKSVLSTFDIFAMLLYLLGFMLLLTFAYRKGKVCVTIQGG is encoded by the coding sequence ATGCTGCAAATTGCATTATGGTACGCAATACATAAAAGTAATAACGATCTTAGCTTACCGTATATTATAAACTACCTTTTTTTATCGCAGATAATCACTGTTATGTATCCCCGAGCATCGGGAAGAAAAATAAGCCGACTAATTGCAACCGGTAATATTATGATAAAATTTTTGCGGCCTATTAGTATTTTTACCGAATTATTTTTTGATAATCTTGCCAGGAGCTTTTATTTTTTTCTTGTTAATAGCATTCCTCTTACTATTATTTATTATGTTATGTTTAAGCAATTACCGCATATCCATTTTTCGGGCGCAATTATAATTTTCTGTCTTTATTCCTATGTCTTATGTTTTTTATTTGAATGTATTTTCGGCTGTCTTTCTTTTTTTACGTATAGCTTTTGGGGTATTCAAAGTTTGGAATATGCCCTTACCGGTTTATTAACCGGTAAATTTATACCTTTGCGGTTTTATCCTCAGTGGCTGTTAAAATATATCAACATATTGCCGTTTAAGTATATGTATTATTTCCCTATAGAACAGATATTACAACATGAAAAATCAGTTTTATCAACTTTCGATATTTTTGCAATGCTTCTCTATCTTCTAGGATTTATGCTGCTACTTACGTTTGCGTATCGAAAAGGTAAAGTTTGCGTAACAATACAAGGAGGATAA
- a CDS encoding ATP-binding cassette domain-containing protein, with amino-acid sequence MCEVISLQHVSKIYRIRKIENFADYFKFYKPKTVIHAVNDISFTIRQGESIGLLGENGSGKSSLLKIMTGIITPTTGHVRIFNVSPAIKRKQIVKRIAVVFGQRSQLIPDISAKESYKLLQHIYSIDQEKYEKNLKQMTEILDLASFIDQPVRTLSLGQKMRAEFCATCLHDPEIIFLDEPTLGMDVFTKDIVLRFLKDINKEKQTTLVFITHAVNDIIDVCNRICFIKSGALILDKKTAEIQVADAVDIVVTFDKHIHPSICDLPLNFELRDNVLTLHDINASEVGNIIYMLSRYGKLSDIKILQNSFEKYFKQVYHEYKNA; translated from the coding sequence ATGTGTGAAGTTATATCGTTGCAGCATGTTTCAAAAATATACCGTATACGGAAAATTGAAAACTTTGCGGACTATTTTAAATTTTACAAACCTAAAACGGTTATTCATGCGGTCAATGATATAAGTTTTACAATACGGCAAGGAGAATCCATCGGGTTATTAGGTGAAAACGGATCCGGAAAATCATCATTACTGAAAATAATGACCGGAATTATAACGCCGACAACAGGCCATGTCCGCATTTTCAATGTAAGCCCTGCAATCAAAAGGAAGCAAATTGTAAAAAGAATTGCTGTCGTTTTTGGACAACGGTCTCAATTAATACCGGATATTTCCGCAAAAGAATCTTATAAGCTCTTACAACATATTTATAGTATTGATCAAGAAAAATATGAAAAAAACTTAAAACAAATGACGGAGATACTGGATTTAGCTTCATTTATTGATCAGCCTGTCCGTACATTATCGCTCGGTCAAAAAATGCGCGCTGAGTTTTGCGCCACGTGCTTACATGATCCGGAGATTATTTTTTTAGATGAACCGACACTCGGTATGGATGTATTTACAAAGGACATAGTACTTCGGTTTTTAAAAGATATTAACAAAGAAAAACAAACAACACTGGTATTTATAACCCATGCAGTCAATGATATTATAGATGTTTGCAATAGGATATGTTTTATCAAAAGCGGGGCATTAATTTTAGATAAAAAAACAGCTGAAATACAAGTAGCGGATGCCGTGGATATCGTAGTAACTTTTGACAAACACATACATCCTTCGATATGTGATTTACCTTTGAATTTTGAATTAAGAGATAATGTACTGACCCTCCATGATATTAATGCATCGGAAGTAGGAAATATCATATATATGCTTTCTAGATACGGTAAATTATCCGATATAAAAATACTACAAAATAGTTTTGAAAAATATTTTAAACAGGTTTACCATGAATATAAAAACGCATGA
- a CDS encoding 2'-5' RNA ligase family protein, translated as MKQHSFPQQTHFIGVLLPEDITLTLEDCRRYMNKTYGCKSGHATPIHVTLVSPFRLQQDYSTADLISAIEKNVLPKGLGFSAHIDNFDAFGDRTLFANVVAYEAWTKLRDETVKAILNACPGCTKKDQRPFQPHATVSNRDIPAGVMTEALQVMNELNLVEDFPVDNITIFERKGNRWEAAVTMELGV; from the coding sequence ATGAAACAACACAGCTTTCCGCAGCAAACACACTTTATCGGAGTTCTCCTCCCGGAGGATATCACCCTTACCCTCGAAGACTGCCGGCGATATATGAACAAAACTTACGGCTGCAAGTCCGGACATGCTACCCCAATTCATGTTACCCTTGTTTCTCCGTTCAGATTGCAACAAGATTATTCAACAGCCGATTTAATAAGTGCGATTGAAAAAAATGTTTTACCCAAAGGTTTAGGCTTTTCAGCTCATATAGATAACTTTGATGCGTTTGGAGATAGGACACTTTTTGCAAACGTAGTTGCGTACGAGGCTTGGACAAAACTCCGTGATGAAACGGTAAAGGCAATTCTGAACGCCTGCCCGGGCTGTACTAAAAAAGACCAAAGACCATTCCAGCCACACGCCACCGTTTCAAACCGGGACATTCCTGCGGGGGTAATGACAGAGGCGCTTCAGGTTATGAATGAATTAAATCTTGTAGAAGATTTTCCGGTTGATAACATCACGATTTTTGAACGCAAAGGCAACAGGTGGGAAGCGGCTGTTACGATGGAGTTGGGGGTATAA
- a CDS encoding tetratricopeptide repeat protein, with translation MKNLYKGILKKTVCIYFIVSTLSCLSAQGAKPNTQPAPQGAEKAAADGSSAESAEEIPPRVIFGQQLSALLSEQKWDEAIALFDTLPEEDRDSLSIRNLKVAVLVSTGRLKDAEETAKALEKQYPNDLNVLYTMTMVAQAKNDIKMRKTYLKKILKLDPDNVQALYEEGVDFYNQGSYKEAGETFGKILKKHPDDVQALIWCGKVYYLDNKMTEAEECYRTALKYQPKNSLAIAELARIKSETNRMAEAITDIQKAIDLEPDAAPHWTDLGSYNLQIGRKEEALAAFNRAIELVPDSYFIHIYLAGLNDDLGNKEDAIKHYKKVTELYPQYYFAYEGLGILLFEKKDWEGARRAFINALRYAPANIYYALSATVCTYKQNKKAEAKDFMSKYLKTIDRAKRETDYYLCRLFIDFAGDSDVNNRITKEKDETERLRKFFYLAEFYRLAGKGHLAEKFLLEIKTTQTPTFFEYRLAISELTPNADTTAAKK, from the coding sequence ATGAAAAATTTGTATAAAGGTATTTTAAAAAAAACGGTATGTATATACTTTATCGTCAGTACGCTTTCCTGTTTAAGTGCGCAGGGAGCAAAACCTAATACTCAGCCCGCCCCGCAAGGAGCCGAAAAAGCGGCGGCAGACGGCAGCAGCGCGGAATCGGCCGAAGAAATTCCGCCGCGGGTTATATTCGGACAGCAATTAAGCGCATTGCTAAGCGAGCAGAAATGGGATGAAGCTATTGCGCTCTTTGATACCCTTCCGGAAGAAGATAGAGATTCTCTTTCCATACGGAATTTAAAGGTGGCCGTGCTTGTTTCCACCGGACGGTTAAAGGATGCGGAGGAAACGGCAAAGGCGCTGGAAAAACAATATCCCAACGACCTCAATGTGCTGTACACTATGACAATGGTTGCTCAGGCCAAAAACGACATAAAAATGCGGAAAACCTATTTAAAAAAGATATTAAAACTCGATCCCGACAATGTGCAGGCCTTATATGAAGAAGGCGTCGATTTCTACAATCAAGGGAGCTATAAAGAAGCGGGAGAAACATTCGGCAAAATTTTAAAGAAACACCCCGACGACGTTCAGGCATTGATTTGGTGCGGCAAGGTGTATTATTTGGACAACAAGATGACGGAAGCGGAGGAATGCTACCGCACGGCATTGAAGTATCAGCCGAAAAACAGCCTTGCTATCGCCGAATTGGCTCGGATAAAATCGGAAACAAACCGCATGGCGGAAGCTATTACGGATATACAAAAAGCAATTGACTTGGAACCCGATGCAGCGCCGCATTGGACGGATCTGGGCTCTTATAATCTGCAAATAGGAAGAAAAGAAGAAGCGCTTGCAGCATTTAACCGCGCAATCGAACTTGTTCCCGATTCATATTTTATTCATATTTACCTTGCGGGATTAAACGATGATCTCGGCAATAAAGAGGATGCGATAAAGCATTACAAAAAAGTAACCGAACTGTATCCTCAATATTATTTTGCGTATGAAGGGCTCGGCATTTTACTCTTTGAAAAAAAGGATTGGGAGGGCGCCCGTCGTGCCTTTATCAATGCCCTGCGCTATGCACCGGCAAATATCTATTATGCGCTATCCGCAACGGTGTGCACTTATAAACAGAATAAAAAGGCCGAAGCAAAAGACTTTATGTCAAAATATCTTAAAACGATAGACCGCGCAAAACGGGAAACCGATTATTATCTCTGTCGCCTCTTTATCGACTTTGCCGGCGATAGCGATGTCAATAACCGCATCACAAAGGAAAAGGATGAAACGGAGCGTTTGCGTAAATTCTTTTATTTAGCCGAATTCTACCGGCTTGCAGGGAAAGGCCATCTTGCCGAAAAATTTTTGCTCGAAATTAAAACCACGCAAACGCCGACTTTTTTTGAATACCGGCTTGCAATAAGCGAGCTTACCCCCAATGCGGATACAACCGCGGCAAAAAAATAG
- a CDS encoding radical SAM/SPASM domain-containing protein, which yields MESLMITSDYFILNKHFGVIIDYYTGSILYVKKSFLHHFHKYNKADIEQLENAYNKNFSKLLPNNLNIVLVPSYMCNMKCQYCYESLYSKNNFCLTNNHIRSIINAIEEYFKRQHYNYITFTLLGGEPLLDYNIHWFNNFFMECNNRNLIYDIFCITNGLNLNDLFDKCSFKISGFQLTIDGDERIHNQRRPSKDKKINSFNRVIGAIDFLVEKNIYLDIRINIDLNNINALGYIINLFYEKQLHINNNVNIYVYPVTYYPISAKKNSELEIFKTVLCYLKTLPAEKRFIGLDFHGREFIDSLLLNKLFIPKFWFCGVSTNQLVFDSNGNISACWWGADTEAFRIGVFDEKKYTFYHWSLEKLHNRTVMKLHSCKSCKYKYICGTGCAFKAVNRKNFDMKGHCSDFYHIIKLYIQFLFFDISRSQIKTKKEIKHLRFKYLSFKHLILTYDGLFIKVSGNSMFLSSQKNIWAYVSIAKNYNIGDIVLYLRGYDLLVHRIVCKNHKFYLLKGDNENYIEEIHERCIIAKVNGFSVGKTFDCTVISAIKEYCYDSIKFRYHLKSKFLYKIEAENV from the coding sequence ATGGAAAGTTTAATGATAACAAGTGATTATTTTATCTTAAATAAACATTTTGGTGTTATAATTGATTATTACACAGGAAGTATTTTGTATGTCAAGAAATCATTTCTGCATCATTTTCATAAATACAATAAAGCAGACATAGAACAGCTTGAGAATGCATATAACAAAAATTTTTCAAAATTACTTCCAAATAATCTAAATATAGTATTGGTTCCTTCATATATGTGTAATATGAAATGCCAATATTGCTACGAATCATTATATTCGAAAAATAATTTCTGTTTAACCAATAATCATATTCGATCAATCATAAATGCAATTGAAGAATATTTCAAAAGACAACATTATAATTATATTACATTTACATTATTAGGAGGGGAGCCTTTATTAGACTATAATATCCATTGGTTTAATAATTTCTTCATGGAATGTAATAATAGAAATTTAATATATGATATATTCTGCATTACAAACGGGTTGAACCTTAATGACTTATTTGATAAATGCTCATTTAAAATTAGCGGTTTTCAATTGACTATCGACGGCGATGAAAGGATTCATAATCAACGGCGTCCTTCAAAGGATAAAAAAATCAATTCATTTAATCGAGTTATTGGTGCTATAGATTTTCTTGTTGAAAAAAATATTTATTTAGATATTCGTATAAATATCGATTTAAATAATATCAATGCATTGGGATATATCATTAATTTATTCTATGAAAAGCAGCTGCATATAAATAACAATGTTAATATATATGTATATCCTGTTACTTATTATCCTATATCAGCTAAAAAGAATTCTGAATTGGAAATATTTAAAACTGTATTGTGTTATCTCAAAACATTACCTGCTGAAAAACGATTTATAGGATTAGACTTTCATGGAAGAGAGTTCATAGATTCTCTTCTACTCAATAAATTATTCATTCCAAAATTTTGGTTTTGCGGTGTATCGACTAATCAATTGGTATTCGATTCTAATGGTAATATTTCAGCTTGTTGGTGGGGAGCTGATACGGAGGCTTTTCGTATCGGTGTATTTGATGAAAAAAAATATACGTTTTATCATTGGTCTTTAGAAAAGCTTCATAATAGGACTGTTATGAAGCTTCATAGTTGTAAAAGTTGTAAATATAAATATATATGTGGAACAGGATGTGCGTTTAAAGCAGTTAACCGTAAAAATTTTGATATGAAAGGACACTGTTCTGATTTTTATCATATTATTAAGCTTTATATCCAATTTTTATTTTTCGATATCAGCCGTAGTCAAATAAAAACAAAAAAAGAAATTAAGCATCTGCGATTTAAGTACTTATCTTTTAAGCATTTGATTTTAACATATGATGGATTATTTATTAAAGTCAGTGGTAATAGTATGTTTTTATCATCACAAAAGAACATATGGGCTTATGTATCGATTGCTAAGAATTATAACATAGGTGATATTGTATTATATCTTAGAGGATATGATTTGCTTGTTCACAGAATTGTCTGCAAAAATCATAAATTTTATTTATTAAAAGGTGATAATGAAAATTATATTGAAGAAATTCATGAACGCTGCATTATCGCAAAGGTAAATGGTTTTTCTGTCGGCAAGACTTTTGATTGTACAGTAATATCTGCAATTAAAGAATACTGCTATGATAGTATAAAATTTAGGTACCATCTTAAATCAAAATTTTTGTATAAAATCGAGGCTGAAAATGTGTGA
- a CDS encoding TraB/GumN family protein has translation MDQTLKHLTLNDKEIILLGTAHISKESIDDVEQCIHDEQPDCVCVELDEQRYKALTDEKQWQELDIIQVLKSGKGFLLLANLVLAAFQKRIGADVGVKPGDEMKAAITAAKELSIKTELVDRPIHITLKRAWAKNNLWGKSKLLATLLSSAFSTEKLSADEIEALKDKSEMDGMMAEMAEYLPQVKEVLIDERDRYLATKIWNAAGKKTVAVLGAGHLEGTAAYLEKLQSGTAPNDVTDIADVPPKSGLAKLSGWIFPALIVLLIAAGFVKGGVAVSSALLVRWLLWNGSLAAFGTLLALGHPLSIITGFFGAPLATLNPFIGVGLFTGIVQAWVRKPQVADMEHLTTDVTNIKGWYKNKIAHILLIFFLSSLGGAIGNFIAVPALISGLL, from the coding sequence ATGGATCAAACTTTAAAACACCTTACCTTAAATGATAAAGAAATTATCCTGCTTGGAACGGCGCATATTTCCAAAGAAAGTATTGATGATGTCGAACAATGCATTCACGATGAGCAGCCCGACTGTGTTTGCGTAGAATTGGATGAACAGCGGTATAAGGCGCTTACCGATGAAAAGCAGTGGCAGGAGCTCGATATTATTCAGGTACTCAAAAGCGGAAAAGGCTTTTTGCTGCTCGCTAATTTGGTACTTGCCGCTTTTCAGAAAAGGATCGGCGCCGATGTCGGCGTTAAGCCCGGGGATGAAATGAAGGCCGCCATTACCGCCGCAAAAGAACTTTCTATTAAAACGGAGCTTGTCGACAGGCCTATTCACATCACCCTGAAACGGGCATGGGCAAAGAATAATCTCTGGGGTAAGTCGAAGCTTTTGGCAACGCTGCTGAGCAGCGCCTTTTCTACCGAAAAACTCAGCGCCGATGAGATTGAAGCGCTGAAGGACAAAAGCGAGATGGACGGTATGATGGCGGAAATGGCGGAATACTTGCCGCAGGTAAAAGAAGTGCTGATCGACGAGCGCGACCGTTATTTGGCGACAAAGATATGGAATGCGGCGGGAAAGAAAACTGTTGCGGTTTTAGGCGCGGGACACCTTGAAGGCACCGCAGCCTATCTTGAAAAACTGCAAAGCGGAACAGCGCCGAACGATGTAACCGATATTGCCGATGTGCCGCCTAAGAGCGGTCTTGCAAAACTTTCCGGCTGGATATTCCCGGCGCTGATTGTGCTGCTCATCGCGGCAGGCTTTGTGAAAGGCGGCGTTGCAGTGTCAAGCGCCTTATTGGTTCGCTGGCTGCTTTGGAACGGAAGCCTCGCCGCATTTGGAACGCTGCTTGCACTCGGCCATCCGTTAAGCATCATCACCGGTTTTTTTGGCGCCCCGCTCGCAACGCTGAATCCGTTTATCGGCGTCGGTTTATTTACCGGCATCGTTCAAGCATGGGTACGGAAACCGCAAGTCGCCGATATGGAACATCTGACCACCGACGTAACGAACATCAAGGGCTGGTATAAAAATAAAATAGCGCACATCCTGCTGATCTTCTTTTTGTCCAGCCTCGGCGGTGCAATCGGAAACTTTATCGCAGTGCCTGCACTGATCAGCGGCTTGCTGTAA